The Cryptococcus neoformans var. neoformans B-3501A chromosome 7, whole genome shotgun sequence genome window below encodes:
- a CDS encoding hypothetical protein (HMMPfam hit to CRAL_TRIO_N, CRAL/TRIO, N-terminus, score: 78.8, E(): 1.4e-20) translates to MATTDFLSGHPGHLSEAQQSTLEAFRTELLSSGLIPADADKEAFVQRIGYDRFDDQTLLRFLRARKFDIPKAKIMWEANEKWRKEFGADDIAANGFDYPEYEKVAQYYPQYYHKSDREGRPVYIEQLGKLDIPKLYALTTQERQLKRLVSEYEKFLRDRCPACSEEIGHLVETSCTILDLYNAGISSFYKVKDYVSAASTIGQNNSRDNGPHVHHQRPLPLFHRLVPHQTLAGRSYRS, encoded by the exons ATGGCCACTACAGACTTCCTCTCAGGACACCCGGGACACCT CTCAGAGGCCCAGCAATCCACCCTCGAAGCCTTCCGAACAGAGCTTCTCTCCTCTGGCCTCATCCCCGCCGACGCCGACAAGGAAGCCTTCGTGCAGCGTATCGGCTATGACCGTTTCGATGACCAGACTCTCTTGAGATTCTTGAGGGCGCGCAAGTTTGATATCcccaaggccaagatcATGTGGGAGGCGAAtgaaaagtggaggaaagagttTGGCGCGGACGACATTGCTGC CAACGGCTTTGACTATCCCGAATACGAAAAAGTCGCGCAATACTACCCGCAGTACTACCACAAGTCCGACAGGGAGGGTCGTCCCGTCTACATCGAGCAGCTCGGCAAGCTCGACATCCCCAAGCTCTACGCGCTCACCACCCAGGAGAGACAGCTCAAGCGACTTGTTTCAGAGTATGAAAAGTTCCTCAGGGACCGATGCCCTGCCTGTTCCGAGGAGATTGGACACCTTGTAGAGACTAGTTGTACTATTTTGGACTTGTACAATGCTGGTATCTCTAGCTTCTACAAGG TCAAGGACTATGTTTCTGCAGCCTCTACCATTGGCCAAAACAACT CCCGAGACAATGGGCCACatgttcatcatcaacgCCCCTTACCTCTTTTCCACCGTCTGGTCCCTCATCAAACCCTGGCTGGACGAAGCTACCGTTCGTAA